From a single Sediminibacterium sp. KACHI17 genomic region:
- a CDS encoding RNA polymerase sigma factor, with protein sequence MSEAQFLEAVKNSQGIIYKLVGLYANDAEERKDLYQEILLQAWRSWSGFRGDAKFSTWLYRISLNTILTQKRKSSRIDYVESLEQVDRATNDQTHKREEAERLRKAIRTLSETDRALISMHLDGYENAEIAEVLGITVNHVAVKLHRCKQQLANLLKQ encoded by the coding sequence TTGAGCGAGGCACAATTTTTAGAGGCGGTGAAGAATAGTCAGGGCATTATTTATAAGCTCGTGGGACTCTATGCCAATGATGCAGAAGAACGGAAAGACCTGTATCAGGAAATTTTATTGCAAGCCTGGAGGTCATGGTCGGGGTTTCGGGGAGATGCAAAGTTCAGCACCTGGTTATACCGTATTTCTTTAAATACCATTCTCACACAAAAAAGAAAATCATCCCGCATAGATTATGTGGAATCATTGGAACAAGTAGATCGTGCAACAAATGATCAAACACATAAAAGAGAAGAAGCAGAAAGATTAAGAAAAGCCATACGAACATTATCTGAAACAGACCGCGCATTGATATCTATGCATCTCGATGGTTATGAAAATGCAGAGATAGCTGAAGTTTTAGGTATTACAGTCAATCATGTTGCGGTAAAACTGCATCGTTGCAAGCAACAATTAGCCAACCTATTAAAGCAATGA
- a CDS encoding isoamylase early set domain-containing protein, with protein sequence MIQKTIYKTKDYSKVKFTLSIEDKESAAILGLNGDWKNPIPMKKKKDGSFIAEVQLPKASQHEFRYLLNETEWINEPEADGEVVNTYGSSNSVLSL encoded by the coding sequence ATGATTCAGAAAACCATCTACAAAACAAAAGACTACTCTAAAGTAAAATTCACCCTCTCAATAGAAGATAAAGAAAGTGCAGCGATCCTTGGTTTGAATGGAGATTGGAAAAACCCGATCCCCATGAAAAAGAAAAAGGACGGCAGTTTCATCGCAGAAGTTCAATTACCCAAAGCTTCACAACACGAATTCCGTTACCTGCTCAATGAAACAGAATGGATCAATGAACCCGAGGCAGATGGAGAAGTAGTAAATACATATGGGAGCAGTAATAGTGTATTGAGTTTATAA
- a CDS encoding L-threonylcarbamoyladenylate synthase yields MPIITNDINLVADSLMQHDVAAIPTETVYGLAGNIFSEKAIRRIYEVKQRPLFNPLIVHIHDVSEMEKVASAIPPLAQALAEKFWPGPLTLLLPKKDSVPDLITAGKDTVAVRVPNHPVTLSLLQQLPFPLAAPSANPFGSISPTTAEHVASYFKDEFPYILDGGACKKGIESTIIGFNEDGAIIYRYGSLAIEEIENITGPLQEYIRNEENPDAPGMLLRHYAPATTTILSSDIKKSIAENTGRKIGLMLFRDTYTNGQVTVVETLSASGSMEEAASNLYAAMHRLDHHQLDIIIAERFPDKGLGRSINDRLQRATHP; encoded by the coding sequence ATGCCCATTATTACGAATGATATCAACCTGGTTGCTGATAGTTTGATGCAGCATGATGTTGCTGCGATTCCTACAGAAACCGTGTATGGACTGGCAGGTAATATTTTCAGCGAAAAAGCCATCAGACGTATTTATGAAGTAAAGCAAAGACCACTTTTCAATCCATTGATCGTGCACATTCATGATGTCAGTGAAATGGAAAAAGTAGCGTCAGCTATCCCACCTTTGGCTCAGGCACTGGCAGAAAAGTTCTGGCCCGGACCGCTCACTCTTTTATTACCTAAAAAAGATTCGGTTCCGGATCTCATTACCGCAGGAAAAGATACTGTTGCCGTACGTGTTCCCAACCATCCGGTTACCTTATCACTATTACAACAATTACCTTTTCCACTTGCAGCACCAAGTGCGAATCCTTTTGGAAGTATCAGTCCAACAACTGCAGAACATGTAGCATCTTATTTTAAAGATGAGTTTCCCTACATATTAGATGGCGGTGCTTGTAAGAAAGGCATAGAATCTACCATCATTGGCTTCAATGAAGATGGCGCTATCATTTATCGCTATGGATCTTTGGCCATCGAAGAAATAGAAAACATCACCGGACCTTTACAGGAATATATCCGTAATGAAGAAAATCCCGATGCCCCGGGCATGTTGTTGCGTCATTATGCACCTGCTACAACAACAATACTGAGCAGTGACATTAAAAAAAGCATTGCTGAAAATACAGGCAGGAAGATCGGATTGATGTTATTCCGTGATACCTACACCAATGGGCAAGTAACCGTTGTTGAAACTTTATCAGCAAGCGGCTCCATGGAAGAAGCAGCTTCCAATTTATATGCAGCGATGCACAGATTGGATCATCATCAACTCGACATCATCATAGCAGAACGCTTTCCTGATAAGGGTTTGGGAAGATCGATTAACGATCGTCTCCAAAGAGCTACTCATCCCTAG
- a CDS encoding ABC transporter ATP-binding protein, which translates to MQQEKVHPNTLLRVENISKTEGNNQVLHPISFQLPALRKLAIVGETGSGKSTLLRIIGGHIAPDTGKVYFKQERVWSPPITLLPGHKGIAYLSQHYELRNNYKVHELLSYQNALSPESAAQLYKVCQVDHLLQRKNDELSGGERQRIALAKLLVGVPQLLLLDEPFSNLDIPHKQIINAVVHAISEQLKTTCILVSHDPVDTLSWADEIMVLKNGQLIQHNTPEEIYYRPANAYVAGLFGAYTLLEGSRHPFRKYWPLADTSSTICIRPEQLIITEDHTHAIDCVVEKVLFCGSYYAVTAKHGDYSLVIHTQENIPEPGSLIWVQLKNPGRF; encoded by the coding sequence GTGCAGCAGGAAAAGGTTCACCCAAATACATTGTTACGTGTTGAGAATATCAGTAAGACTGAGGGTAATAACCAAGTGCTTCATCCGATCAGCTTTCAGTTACCTGCACTGCGAAAATTGGCCATTGTGGGAGAAACAGGATCCGGCAAGAGCACTTTATTACGCATCATTGGTGGACATATTGCTCCCGACACCGGTAAAGTATATTTCAAACAGGAAAGAGTCTGGAGTCCACCGATCACATTGTTACCCGGACACAAAGGCATTGCTTATCTTTCTCAGCATTATGAGTTGCGCAATAATTATAAAGTGCATGAATTATTGAGTTATCAAAATGCTTTATCACCTGAATCAGCTGCACAGCTGTACAAAGTTTGTCAGGTAGATCATCTCTTACAAAGAAAAAACGATGAGCTATCCGGAGGGGAGCGTCAAAGAATTGCGTTGGCAAAATTATTAGTGGGTGTGCCTCAGTTATTACTCCTCGATGAACCTTTTTCCAATTTAGATATTCCGCATAAGCAGATCATTAATGCAGTGGTTCATGCGATCAGTGAACAGTTAAAGACCACTTGCATACTGGTATCACATGACCCCGTGGATACATTGAGCTGGGCAGACGAGATCATGGTTTTGAAAAATGGACAACTCATTCAACACAATACACCTGAAGAGATCTATTATCGTCCTGCAAATGCATATGTTGCCGGGCTCTTTGGCGCTTATACACTATTAGAAGGAAGCAGACATCCTTTTAGAAAGTATTGGCCGCTTGCTGATACATCATCTACAATTTGTATTCGACCCGAGCAATTGATCATAACAGAGGATCATACTCATGCGATCGATTGTGTAGTGGAAAAAGTTTTATTCTGTGGTTCTTACTATGCTGTTACTGCGAAACATGGTGATTATTCCTTGGTAATACATACACAAGAAAATATTCCCGAACCCGGCTCATTGATCTGGGTTCAATTAAAAAACCCCGGCCGCTTTTAA
- a CDS encoding serine hydrolase domain-containing protein, with protein MKHHYIWILCFLLYGCSKETPQPVTISPNTSTYYFPSASSWEMMNPASLNWNTTALNEVYTYLQQKNTKAFIILKNGKIVAEKYFGTFTADSNWQWASAGKTMTALLVGIAQEQGILNINHKTSQYIGTGWTSLPLAKENLITIKHQLTMTTGLDDGVTDNHCTTPDCLQYKADAGQRWAYHNAPYTLLDRVIEKASGLTYNQYFQQKIRDRIGMNGLWIKLGYNNVYFSNARSMARFGLLLLAKGKWNDTPILADTNYLAAQINSSQTINPSYGYLTWLNGKSSYMLPTLQFSFNGSLVPNAPADLYAALGKDDQKIYVVPSQGLVVIRMGESAGQSQLALSSFDNELWGKLKAAGVF; from the coding sequence ATGAAGCATCATTATATCTGGATACTCTGTTTTCTGTTGTATGGATGTTCGAAAGAAACACCTCAACCCGTAACGATATCACCCAATACCAGTACTTATTATTTTCCATCTGCGAGCTCATGGGAAATGATGAATCCGGCATCGCTCAACTGGAACACAACAGCACTGAATGAAGTGTATACTTATCTGCAACAGAAAAATACCAAAGCATTTATCATCTTAAAAAATGGTAAGATCGTTGCTGAAAAATATTTCGGAACATTCACCGCAGATAGCAACTGGCAATGGGCTTCTGCAGGAAAAACCATGACAGCATTATTGGTGGGTATTGCGCAAGAGCAAGGGATACTTAATATCAACCATAAAACATCTCAATATATTGGAACAGGCTGGACCTCTCTTCCACTTGCAAAAGAAAATCTCATCACTATCAAACATCAGTTAACGATGACCACCGGATTGGATGATGGTGTTACCGATAATCATTGTACTACTCCCGATTGCTTACAATACAAAGCAGATGCCGGACAGAGATGGGCTTATCATAATGCACCCTATACATTATTGGATCGGGTGATTGAGAAAGCAAGTGGACTTACCTACAATCAATACTTTCAACAAAAGATTCGTGATCGAATTGGTATGAATGGGCTTTGGATCAAGTTGGGATATAACAATGTGTATTTCAGCAATGCCAGAAGTATGGCTCGTTTCGGATTGTTATTATTAGCAAAAGGAAAATGGAATGATACTCCTATTCTCGCAGATACCAATTATTTAGCCGCTCAGATCAATAGCTCTCAAACCATCAATCCATCTTATGGATACTTAACCTGGCTTAATGGTAAGAGTAGTTATATGTTACCAACACTTCAATTTAGTTTCAATGGTAGTCTGGTACCCAACGCTCCTGCTGATCTTTATGCTGCTTTAGGAAAAGATGATCAGAAAATATATGTAGTGCCTTCACAAGGATTGGTTGTGATACGGATGGGTGAATCAGCCGGACAATCACAATTGGCGCTGAGTAGTTTTGATAATGAACTGTGGGGTAAATTAAAAGCGGCCGGGGTTTTTTAA
- a CDS encoding bacteriorhodopsin-like — protein sequence MPQTLLNATVIASDNYVAFTFFIGTMAMMAASVFFFFELNNTDKKWRTSLLVSGLITFIAAVHYYYMRGYNLETGESPTFFRYVDWILTVPLMCVEFYLITKKVGATQGLLWKLIFASLVMLVTGYIGEAIYGTETQSWVWGAISGVAYFYIVYLIWFGDVAKLAGSAGPAVAKANKVLAWFVLVGWAIYPLGYILGTQGGLFGMQLVTDPKAAQASMDIVYNIADAINKIGFGLVIYALSRSEEKA from the coding sequence ATGCCACAAACCTTACTCAATGCAACAGTCATTGCGAGTGACAATTACGTTGCATTCACGTTCTTCATCGGCACTATGGCCATGATGGCCGCTTCGGTGTTTTTCTTTTTTGAATTAAACAATACCGATAAAAAATGGCGCACGTCATTGTTGGTATCTGGTTTAATTACATTCATTGCAGCTGTGCATTATTATTATATGCGCGGTTACAATTTGGAGACAGGCGAATCTCCTACATTCTTTCGCTATGTAGACTGGATTCTTACTGTACCTCTGATGTGTGTTGAGTTTTATCTGATCACCAAAAAAGTGGGTGCAACACAAGGCTTGTTATGGAAACTCATTTTTGCATCACTGGTTATGTTAGTTACCGGTTATATTGGTGAAGCCATCTATGGCACAGAAACGCAAAGCTGGGTATGGGGCGCCATCAGTGGTGTTGCCTATTTCTATATTGTGTATTTGATCTGGTTTGGTGATGTAGCTAAACTTGCCGGTAGTGCTGGTCCTGCTGTTGCAAAAGCCAACAAAGTATTAGCCTGGTTCGTATTGGTAGGTTGGGCTATTTATCCTTTAGGCTACATACTTGGTACGCAAGGTGGTTTATTCGGTATGCAGTTAGTAACAGATCCGAAAGCCGCTCAAGCTTCAATGGATATCGTTTACAATATTGCTGATGCCATTAATAAGATCGGATTCGGTCTTGTGATCTATGCACTCAGCAGAAGCGAAGAAAAAGCTTAA
- a CDS encoding lycopene cyclase family protein → MITQEYDIIIIGAGCAGMQLMKALLHHPLYDGQRILMLDDGKSIQQSKTWCFWFKPDSHPYQHLISKKWDQLSIGTRSKYQTKVITPYVYGHIDSTDFFDFHFSLIQQNPQIHYLEEQVLFTEKREQGFYVSTNKQCYFTQHVFSSSWDHKMVAEHSRVYLQQQFYGWQIETAKEVFNESAATLMDFRTEQHQGVSFIYTLPFSGNTALIEFTSFTDKAFDKQYFENILSKFIHKEFDTTFKVIKCEQAIIPMTDHMFKRHTSDGAIAIGTAAGMVKPTTGYAFNRILKDSLQLASKILTGKNITGFEKSRFHFYDNLLLQIIQKDPKNARFILETLFEKISFNRILQFLDEDTNLWQEAVMFAQLPKKSFLLTIPELWKPVPLNNIPAIQS, encoded by the coding sequence ATGATCACCCAAGAATACGATATCATCATCATTGGTGCAGGTTGTGCAGGCATGCAACTTATGAAAGCATTACTGCATCACCCCTTGTATGATGGTCAGCGCATTTTGATGTTGGATGATGGAAAATCAATTCAACAATCAAAAACATGGTGCTTTTGGTTTAAACCAGACTCGCATCCTTACCAACATTTGATCAGTAAAAAATGGGATCAGCTATCCATTGGTACAAGATCAAAATATCAAACAAAAGTCATTACACCCTATGTTTACGGACATATCGATAGTACTGACTTTTTTGATTTCCATTTTTCATTGATTCAACAAAATCCACAGATACATTATTTAGAAGAGCAAGTATTGTTTACGGAAAAGAGAGAGCAAGGCTTTTATGTGAGTACCAATAAACAATGCTATTTTACCCAACATGTTTTTTCCAGTTCTTGGGATCATAAAATGGTGGCTGAACATTCTCGAGTATACTTACAACAGCAGTTTTATGGTTGGCAGATTGAAACAGCAAAAGAGGTTTTCAATGAAAGCGCTGCAACTCTTATGGATTTTAGAACAGAACAGCACCAAGGTGTCAGTTTTATTTACACACTACCTTTCTCGGGAAATACCGCATTGATAGAGTTCACCAGCTTCACAGATAAGGCATTTGACAAACAGTATTTTGAAAACATACTCTCTAAGTTTATACATAAAGAGTTCGATACAACTTTCAAAGTCATAAAATGTGAGCAAGCCATCATACCAATGACAGACCATATGTTTAAAAGACATACATCAGATGGGGCGATCGCAATAGGAACTGCAGCAGGTATGGTAAAGCCGACAACGGGATATGCATTCAACAGAATATTAAAAGATAGTTTACAACTTGCATCAAAAATTCTTACCGGAAAAAATATCACCGGATTTGAAAAGAGCCGTTTTCACTTTTATGATAACTTATTGCTACAGATCATTCAAAAAGATCCGAAAAACGCTCGATTCATACTCGAGACCTTGTTTGAAAAGATTTCATTTAACCGCATTCTACAATTCTTAGATGAGGATACAAATCTTTGGCAAGAAGCGGTTATGTTTGCTCAACTACCCAAAAAGTCGTTTCTTCTAACGATCCCTGAATTATGGAAGCCAGTTCCACTCAACAATATTCCGGCAATACAGTCCTAA
- a CDS encoding Brp/Blh family beta-carotene 15,15'-dioxygenase: MEASSTQQYSGNTVLSKVLLSIGVLLVVWNNYILPIPATLQWIIFAITILIAGVPHGALDHIVAKQNSMLQKKPFSSTQFYLTYLSRMALFGICWLFFPSFSLLIFILLSAFHFGETDLLLPTSLKKNLAATAQTIYGLLIVLLLLLTHTQEVLPILSIIKKQNADILSIVFETRNSIFIILITLFILIVTFIWLHRIQALPYKWYMDIIIRTSIILAIIICLPLPLAFAFYFGGWHSLHSLENIRKYLSDSGSETISFTALLKKCVPYSIIAFLGIGILIIMATYLKTESVFLFFFFVGIAILTAPHLEVMSDMYNHLRKKDISRS; encoded by the coding sequence ATGGAAGCCAGTTCCACTCAACAATATTCCGGCAATACAGTCCTAAGTAAAGTACTCCTCTCCATTGGTGTCTTACTGGTTGTTTGGAATAATTATATCCTTCCCATACCGGCAACCCTACAATGGATCATTTTTGCGATCACCATTCTAATAGCCGGCGTACCACATGGCGCTTTAGATCATATTGTTGCCAAACAAAACAGCATGCTTCAAAAAAAGCCATTTTCAAGTACGCAATTCTATCTCACCTACTTATCCAGAATGGCTTTGTTTGGAATTTGCTGGCTTTTCTTTCCTTCTTTTTCTTTGTTGATTTTTATCCTGTTATCGGCATTTCATTTTGGGGAAACAGATTTATTACTTCCCACTTCACTGAAAAAAAACTTAGCAGCTACTGCACAAACCATCTATGGGTTATTGATCGTGTTACTATTACTACTAACACATACACAAGAGGTACTACCGATCCTTTCGATCATCAAAAAGCAAAATGCCGATATTTTATCTATTGTTTTTGAAACACGCAATTCCATATTCATCATACTTATAACGCTGTTCATTTTGATTGTAACCTTTATTTGGCTACATAGGATTCAAGCTTTACCCTATAAATGGTATATGGATATCATCATTCGAACCTCGATCATTTTGGCGATCATTATTTGTCTTCCTTTACCATTGGCTTTTGCTTTCTACTTCGGAGGCTGGCATTCTTTACATTCACTGGAAAATATCAGAAAATATCTTTCGGATTCCGGATCTGAAACTATCAGCTTTACAGCTCTTTTGAAAAAATGTGTGCCTTATTCGATCATTGCATTTTTAGGAATAGGTATACTCATTATTATGGCGACTTACTTAAAAACAGAGTCAGTATTTTTGTTTTTCTTTTTTGTAGGTATTGCTATTCTAACTGCACCTCATCTGGAAGTGATGAGTGATATGTATAACCATTTGCGTAAAAAGGATATAAGTCGATCATGA
- a CDS encoding flavin reductase has product MITITKDSIQSWDRFYRANFINSLSGFKSACLIGTQSKEGIPNLAIFSNIVHLGADPALIGFINRPKAAAPDTIRNIEETGVYTMNHIHPSIIEQAHQTSAKYDTNINEFEEVGLHMLWRDDCKAPFVQESRIQYALQLADIIPIPHNGTFLVIGQLQDVYLSENLVDDTGFIPLEKYESITSLGLNSYYGTTLLKQLPRA; this is encoded by the coding sequence ATGATAACGATTACAAAAGATTCCATTCAATCCTGGGACCGATTTTACCGTGCCAATTTCATTAATAGTTTAAGCGGATTCAAAAGTGCTTGTCTGATCGGCACACAGAGTAAGGAAGGCATTCCCAATCTGGCCATCTTCAGCAATATCGTTCACTTAGGCGCTGATCCCGCTTTGATCGGATTCATTAACAGACCAAAAGCAGCAGCACCGGACACCATTCGAAACATCGAAGAAACAGGCGTATACACTATGAATCATATTCATCCGAGTATCATTGAGCAAGCACATCAAACAAGTGCTAAATATGATACAAACATCAATGAATTTGAGGAAGTGGGTTTACATATGTTGTGGCGCGATGATTGCAAAGCACCTTTTGTACAAGAAAGTCGTATTCAATATGCTTTACAGTTAGCCGATATCATACCGATACCACATAATGGAACTTTTTTGGTAATAGGCCAATTACAGGACGTCTATTTAAGTGAAAACCTAGTAGATGATACCGGTTTTATTCCACTTGAAAAATATGAGTCGATCACCTCGTTGGGGCTGAACAGCTATTACGGAACTACACTATTAAAACAGCTGCCCAGGGCCTGA
- a CDS encoding PAS domain-containing protein, giving the protein MNNLLTGISNANSILLESGDYNRALHDVVEALGSATGVDRCYIFKNEKDSEGVLRLYYINEWCNEGIEVQLGNPDLSGHSYEVFPGLYEQLIQNQPMYGMVKDSPNPFFREIMESQGIISYLFVPIFSQNEFWGWMGYDNCSTELAWTQYEVDVLFAVARNIGLRLSRDRIEQDHLQIIERFNMSVQASQQGLWEWYIDINKVYFSEIFMKMLGYKHYEFAHDFENWKERLHPDDREYALEQLNLYLTRKKEKYIVQFRLQHKTGNYVWIQSSGIVKRNKDGLPVYMVGSHIDISEIKLQQEQLQKQRNEFNNLINGLGEAVFRLNLDNNITFLNEYWTSLSDYSIKDSMQSKIINYFVAEDRDAILDALEHVKKEVRESIALDVRLIRKDLKVIWVQLILRKYGSDEDNSVFIAGSIINIHEKKLSEEKEKELSDMKEHFVSLTSHQFRTPLTVIFSNIELIELYATKSDPQLASRINTSAELIRNEIDRMTDLMNNILLMGRYDAKQFNYNFRKTDFTGLIHRVIHTYFSNQPDGRRIHININGKEQEVMMDEMLITHVLTNIISNAFKYSEGSTDPQIDVNYLDNVVEVLVSDNGIGIPKNEIEKVFNSFYRATNTLTYQGSGLGLVVAKQFLELHNGSIQLHSDLGKGTQVFLKIPYSK; this is encoded by the coding sequence ATGAACAATCTATTAACCGGTATATCAAACGCGAACAGTATACTACTCGAAAGTGGTGATTATAATAGGGCCCTGCATGATGTAGTGGAGGCATTGGGATCAGCTACCGGTGTAGACAGGTGTTACATTTTCAAAAATGAGAAAGACAGTGAAGGTGTTTTACGCTTATATTATATCAATGAATGGTGCAATGAAGGCATAGAAGTTCAACTAGGCAACCCTGATTTAAGTGGTCATAGCTATGAAGTTTTCCCGGGATTGTATGAGCAATTGATTCAGAACCAACCCATGTATGGTATGGTCAAAGATTCTCCCAACCCTTTTTTTAGGGAGATCATGGAGTCACAGGGTATCATCTCATATTTATTCGTTCCTATTTTCTCTCAAAATGAATTCTGGGGATGGATGGGATATGATAACTGTTCTACAGAATTAGCATGGACTCAATATGAAGTAGATGTATTATTTGCAGTAGCGAGAAATATAGGATTAAGACTTAGCCGTGACCGAATAGAACAAGACCATCTGCAGATCATTGAACGCTTTAACATGTCTGTTCAAGCTTCTCAGCAAGGTCTTTGGGAATGGTATATAGATATCAATAAGGTTTACTTTTCAGAGATCTTCATGAAAATGCTGGGTTATAAGCATTACGAATTCGCACACGATTTCGAAAACTGGAAAGAACGCTTACATCCTGATGATAGAGAATATGCCTTAGAACAATTGAACCTGTACTTGACCAGAAAAAAAGAAAAATACATTGTTCAATTTCGGTTACAACACAAAACGGGCAATTATGTATGGATCCAAAGTTCAGGTATCGTTAAAAGAAATAAAGATGGCTTACCGGTTTACATGGTAGGTTCTCATATTGATATTTCAGAGATCAAGTTACAACAGGAACAACTTCAAAAACAGCGTAATGAATTCAATAACCTGATCAATGGATTAGGTGAAGCTGTTTTCAGATTAAACCTGGATAATAATATTACATTTTTAAATGAATACTGGACCAGCCTGTCTGATTATAGCATCAAAGATTCCATGCAAAGTAAAATCATCAACTACTTTGTAGCTGAAGACAGAGACGCAATACTGGATGCCCTGGAACATGTAAAAAAAGAAGTCAGAGAAAGCATCGCACTTGACGTTCGATTGATCAGGAAAGACCTGAAAGTGATATGGGTTCAGCTAATATTGAGAAAATATGGGTCTGATGAAGACAACAGCGTATTCATCGCAGGAAGTATCATCAATATTCATGAAAAGAAATTAAGCGAAGAGAAAGAGAAAGAGCTATCCGACATGAAGGAGCATTTCGTCTCTCTTACCTCGCATCAATTCCGCACACCTTTGACGGTAATATTTTCCAATATCGAGCTGATCGAATTGTATGCTACAAAATCAGATCCTCAGCTGGCATCCAGAATCAATACATCTGCCGAATTGATCAGAAATGAAATAGATAGAATGACGGATCTGATGAATAATATTCTTTTGATGGGTCGTTATGATGCAAAGCAGTTCAATTATAATTTCAGAAAAACAGATTTCACAGGTCTGATACACAGAGTCATACACACTTACTTCTCTAATCAACCCGACGGAAGAAGGATCCATATCAATATCAATGGTAAAGAGCAAGAAGTGATGATGGATGAAATGCTCATTACACACGTACTTACAAATATCATTTCCAATGCATTCAAGTATTCTGAAGGTTCCACAGATCCTCAGATTGATGTAAACTACTTGGATAATGTTGTAGAAGTACTTGTTTCCGATAATGGTATCGGTATTCCTAAAAACGAGATCGAGAAGGTATTTAATTCCTTTTACAGAGCAACGAATACGCTTACCTATCAAGGATCCGGGTTAGGTCTTGTAGTTGCAAAGCAGTTCCTTGAATTACACAATGGTTCTATTCAGCTTCATAGTGATCTGGGAAAAGGAACACAGGTGTTTTTAAAGATCCCTTATTCTAAATAA